A stretch of DNA from Vibrio palustris:
TAACAATCTCATTAGCGCAGAGTACAACCAAGAAACTAAGATAATTATCCAACAAACACCCTCAGTATTTACAATGTAAATATGGCGATGACGCCCTACTTTAAAATACCGCTTGTTCATGCTGAATTTAGCGCAAAGTGCGTGTAAACCCGTAAACTAAACAGCAATACGGATAAAACAAAGCCGTGATGAATAGTTCCATAGGCCACATAGCTCAATTTATCCGCAGTGTATACTCGACCTTTACTTATTTGGAGACGATCACATAAACGAATAACTTGTTACATAAAGCGCTTACATTGAAATTATTAATTGAGCTAGAACTACACAATTTCTCACAAACTCATCGTTTTGATGAGTACCTTCTGATATAAGTGAGTATTACTATAGTATGTATTTACTGCGTAACGACGCAAAAGCCTTCATATTAAATGACGGTTATCTAGGCAGTACTGTCGATTTTCACGGAGAAACTAGATGCAGGATACTCTTACAGTCGTGCTAGCCGGTGGTGTAGGTTCTCGGCTTTCCCCTCTTACCGATGACCGAGCAAAGCCCGCCGTACCTTTTGGTGGGAAATACCGCATTATCGATTTCACGCTTACCAATTGTTTACATTCTGGGTTACGTCGTATTTTAGTGCTAACTCAATATAAATCTCACTCACTACAAAAACACTTGCGTGATGGTTGGTCTATTTTCAACCCAGAATTGCATGAATATGTGACTGTCGTGCCTCCTCAGCAGCGCAAAGGCGGCAAATGGTACGAAGGCACCGCAGACGCCCTATTTCATAACATGTGGCTTTTGTCGCGGAGTGATGCAAAATACGTCGTGGTACTGTCGGGGGATCATATCTATCGTATGGATTACGACGCAATGCTTACACAGCACAAAGCATCAGGTGCAGGGTTAACTGTCGCTTGTATGGATGTCGAACGCTCTGAGGCCAGTGCATTCGGTATTATTGCGGTCAATGATGACAATATTGTTACCTCATTCATTGAAAAGCCAATGGATCCGCCATCCATTCCAGGTCACAGTGATCGCAGCTTAGTGTCTATGGGCGTCTATGTGTTCAGCATGGATGTACTGAAAGCAGCATTGAATCAAGATGCCGATAAAA
This window harbors:
- the glgC gene encoding glucose-1-phosphate adenylyltransferase, with translation MQDTLTVVLAGGVGSRLSPLTDDRAKPAVPFGGKYRIIDFTLTNCLHSGLRRILVLTQYKSHSLQKHLRDGWSIFNPELHEYVTVVPPQQRKGGKWYEGTADALFHNMWLLSRSDAKYVVVLSGDHIYRMDYDAMLTQHKASGAGLTVACMDVERSEASAFGIIAVNDDNIVTSFIEKPMDPPSIPGHSDRSLVSMGVYVFSMDVLKAALNQDADKTHSEHDFGKNIIPQLIPSNTVHAYRFAEQDKGRVKRDCYWRDVGTIDSYYEANMDLLEPVPPLNLYQKNWAIRTYEPQYPPARTVSSATGNEGIFINSMIANGVVNSGGSVHHSVVSSNVRIHDGATVMDSIIFEDVSIGAGCQIQNCIIDKHVEIPPNTEIGFDKKKDAQRFHVSEKGVVVIPESYQF